A single genomic interval of Leishmania panamensis strain MHOM/PA/94/PSC-1 chromosome 25 sequence harbors:
- a CDS encoding helicase-like protein, putative (TriTrypDB/GeneDB-style sysID: LpmP.25.2130), translating to MAATASSESTHRGVAPLKRPRETAVAAPPSSAPPEPALDAPAAKRLLTRRAASEDDDDELTLLLGSQKARQVREADATMQDVARAQQTPSPPLSPSWPGHRGGATVEASSGACAVRSLPWQTPSSATRETIARHFQRQFEWELHHSTELFDAFEPFFKDRALNRIAADDELRPVLHAALPVITSETVGALPGCTLRSYQMEGVQFLLSHFHRGMSAILGDDMGLGKTAQVSAFLHSLKLLHNIDGPHLIVAPLSTLTNWTRELARWAPQLRVVKYHGERRTRAATSAGRHNRHAVFVTTPALLHLDKRVFRKRAWVTVVVDEAHVLKAHDTAITSASRKLTACYRVAVTGTPVHNNVQEVWSLMSFLYPWLMAAYDPGVRDPVRQAEECAKVLQYIMLRRTKADMELGIPPRVDEPLTKLVPTYVQLQLLSLLTAHALQESSSGHQLHGHLSHQRAVCNHPLALRLLADKGRTNGSQEPIEKRMRAAGVPMDAAHLIDPSAKMRYLDTLLPQLKAQGHRCLIFSNFTTTLDLLEAVCQLRGHSYERLDGSCNRVERELAMLRYNHPASSCFLFLVTTTAGGVGVTLTGADTVILFDAHFNPQLDRQAADRAHRIGQTRVVRVYRLCLQGTIEEHIRDIAARKAYLGDFIVEGGQRHGARGRGRFTTNDGADTPRITADDIREVLHRFEEKHRAKQQADGSPISSSTLLRPSDEADGSSSSGSGSLSAEDAMVKDLLHVEANRLRGSAAAAVMRGGGGALASPPKQTHRCFCCGDVMHPMEPLLHCTVCPKAYHAACIGKRPPRSGETVKRLWSCPRHECFSCGKQQAADGAIFMCDTCPRSFCFDCLDPRYLEMDASGARLLHIRDTYAGMEEEEVKPKRSCYYVTCLRCCGLLSSSSSSAADDTDETDDDNDDAGGYNTAAVVDSDGLEIADDDSDVSVEDGGNCRNSLGPLSLMEGESRCGRQPEEEDE from the coding sequence ATGGCCGCCACTGCTTCGTCGGAAAGCACACACCGAGGTGTGGCGCCGTTGAAGAGACCTCGTgagacggcagtggcggcgccgccctctTCAGCTCCGCCTGAGCCGGCGCTGGACGCGCCGGCGGCAAAGCGACTCCTCActcgccgcgccgcctcggaggacgacgatgatgagctcacgctgctgctgggctcGCAGAAGGCGAGGCAGGTGCGGGAGGCGGATGCCACAATGCAGGACGtggcacgcgcgcagcagactccctcgccgccgctgtcgccgtcgtgGCCCGGGCATAGAGGTGGCGCTACCGTGGAAGCCTCcagcggtgcgtgtgcggtgcGCAGCCTCCCCTGGCAGACGCCGTCCTCAGCAACGCGAGAGACCATCGCACGTCACTTCCAACGCCAGTTCGAGTGGGagctgcaccacagcaccgaGCTTTTCGACGCCTTCGAGCCCTTCTTCAAGGACCGTGCGCTGAaccgcatcgccgccgacgaTGAGTTGCGGCCGGTGCTGCACGCCGCACTGCCCGTCATTACGAGCGAGACGGTGGGGGCCCTGCCGGGGTGCACCCTGCGCTCCTATCAGATGGAGGGCGTCCAGTTTCTTCTGAGCCACTTCCATCGCGGCATGTCAGCGATCCTCGGTGATGACATGGGCCTTGGCAAGACGGCGCAGGTGTCCGCCTTCTTGCACTCcctgaagctgctgcacaacatCGACGGCCCACACCTCATtgttgcccctctctccaccctgACAAACTGGACCCGTGAACTGGCGCGGTGGGCACCACAGCTGCGGGTGGTGAAGTACCACGGCGAGCGCCGCACCCGGgccgccaccagcgccggcCGCCACAACCGCCACGCCGTGTTTGTGacgacgccggcgctgcttcaTCTCGACAAGCGCGTCTTCCGCAAGCGGGCATGGGTGACGGTTGTAGTGGATGAGGCGCATGTTCTCAAGGCACATGACACGGCCATCACGTCCGCGTCACGGAAACTCACGGCGTGCTACcgggtggcggtgacgggCACGCCGGTGCACAACAATGTGCAGGAAGTGTGGAGCCTTATGAGCTTTCTCTACCCCTGGCTCATGGCGGCCTACGACCCAGGCGTGCGAGACCCGGTGCGTCAAGCAGAGGAGTGTGCCAAGGTGCTGCAGTATAtcatgctgcgccgcaccaaGGCAGACATGGAGCTCGGCATCCCGCCTCGCGTAGACGAGCCGCTGACGAAGCTGGTGCCGACCTACGTACAGCTACAGCTGCTCTCCCTGCTGACGGCACATGCTCTGCAGGAGAGTAGCAGTGGCCATCAGCTGCATGGCCACCTCAGCCACCAGAGGGCTGTGTGCAACCacccgctggcgctgcgcctgtTGGCGGACAAGGGGCGCACGAACGGGTCACAGGAGCCGATCGAGAAGCGCATGCGAGCCGCCGGAGTGCCCATGGATGCGGCGCACCTCATAGACCCCAGCGCCAAGATGCGCTATCTCGAcacactgctgccgcagctgaagGCACAAGGACATCGATGCCTGATCTTCTCAAACTTCACAACAACACTGGATCTGCTCGAGGCTGTGTGTCAGCTGCGCGGCCACAGCTACGAGCGACTggacggcagctgcaaccGCGTCGAACGGGAGCTGGCGATGCTGCGCTACAACCACCCCGCATCCTcgtgctttctttttttggtcaccaccactgcaggcggcgtcggcgtcacCCTCACCGGCGCTGACACCGTAATTCTCTTCGACGCGCACTTCAACCCGCAGCTGGACCGGCAGGCAGCGGACCGGGCGCACCGCATCGGTCAAACACgtgtcgtgcgtgtgtatcgCTTGTGTCTGCAGGGCACCATCGAGGAGCACATCCGCGACATTGCGGCTCGGAAGGCGTACCTTGGCGACTTCATCGTCGAAGGAGGCCAGCGTCACGGTGCGCGTGGGCGTGGCCGCTTTACAAccaacgacggcgccgacacCCCACGCATAACCGCTGACGACATTCGTGAAGTGCTTCACCGGTTCGAAGAAAAGCACCgcgcgaagcagcaggcggACGGATCGCCTATTTCTTCTTCGACTCTTCTGCGCCCCTCCGACGAAGcggatggcagcagcagtagcggtAGCGGTAGCCTATCCGCGGAAGACGCTATGGTGAAGGACCTGCTGCATGTGGAAGCGAACAGGCTGCGCGGttctgcggcggctgcggtaatgcgcggcggtggcggcgcactGGCCTCACCGCCCAAGCAgacgcaccgctgcttctgTTGTGGGGATGTCATGCATCCCATGGAGCCGCTACTGCACTGCACGGTGTGTCCCAAGGCTTACCACGCCGCCTGTATCGGCAAGCGGCCGCCGAGGTCGGGAGAGACGGTGAAGCGCCTCTGGTCGTGCCCGCGGCATGAGTGCTTTTCGTGTGGCAAGCAGCAGGCCGCCGACGGCGCCATCTTCATGTGTGACACGTGCcctcgctccttctgcttTGATTGCCTAGACCCGCGCTATCTGGAGATGGACGCGTCCGGGGCCCGACTGCTGCACATCCGCGACACCTACGCTGGAatggaagaagaggaggtgaaacCAAAGCGGTCGTGCTACTATGTGACGTGCTTGCGGTGTTGTGgactgctctcctcctcgtcgagcTCTGCTGCGGACGACACGGACGAAACTGATGATGATAATGACGATGCTGGTGGCTACAACACGGCTGCCGTGGTGGACAGCGATGGTTTGGAAATTGCTGACGACGACAGTGATGTCAGTGTAGAGGACGGCGGCAACTGTCGGAATAGCCTTGGGCCCCTCTCACTaatggagggagagagcagatGTGGCAGACagccagaggaggaggatgagtaG
- a CDS encoding hypothetical protein (TriTrypDB/GeneDB-style sysID: LpmP.25.2140), with protein sequence MGALHSTPLLPNGQPSAQALACTSADDVTSWGTPPDEAPEDEKDPTELVLQSWAFCKAKPTPQKMYRSDVDERKRRQSVSWRKRTSFIELDCGEDSFFVANNYKVIGVADGVGGWRSEGVDPSLFANALMENAKLFAETHRGECDPEKILDAAYTKVVKDGVVKVGSSTACVATLRKEDDGSHTLDVANLGDSGVMVVRNRDLHFRVHEKVHGFNAPFQLAVLPRSMVGRAFSDRVQDCVRESVQVQEGDVIVMGTDGLFDNRFNSELAADAGWIGKVEESPIAKIPLVGFLLSGILADEKIEYIDPYRVAQRIITDAYKTSVNPETNSPWASMLRQFGQTDAKGGKPDDITVLLSRVSTREELNNNTSW encoded by the coding sequence ATGGGTGCTCTCCACAGTACACCGCTACTGCCGAACGGACAGCCAAGCGCGCAGGCTCTAgcctgcaccagcgccgacgATGTGACCTCGTGGGGTACGCCCCCGGATGAGGCCCCAGAGGATGAGAAGGACCCGACAGAGCTGGTACTGCAGAGCTGGGCCTTCTGCAAGGCGAAACCAACCCCGCAGAAGATGTACCGCAGCGACGTGGACGAGCGCAAGCGGCGGCAGTCAGTGAGCTGGCGCAAGCGCACGAGCTTCATCGAGCTCGACTGCGGCGAAGACAGCTTCTTTGTAGCGAACAACTACAAGGTGATCGGCGTCGCTGACGGTGTCGGCGGCTGGCGCTCTGAAGGCGTCGACCCCTCCTTGTTCGCCAACGCGTTGATGGAGAACGCGAAGCTGTTTGCGGAGACACACCGTGGTGAGTGCGACCCGGAGAAGATCCTTGATGCCGCGTACACCAAAGTAGTGAAGGACGGCGTTGTCAaggtgggcagcagcacggcctGCGTGGCGACTTTGCGCAAGGAGGATGACGGCAGCCACACACTTGACGTGGCCAACCtgggcgacagcggcgtgatggtggtgcgcaACCGAGACCTGCACTTCCGCGTACACGAGAAGGTGCACGGCTTCAATGCGCCATTCCAgctggcagtgctgcccCGGTCGATGGTGGGGCGCGCGTTCTCTGACCGAGTGCAGGACTGTGTGCGCGAGTCGgtgcaggtgcaggaggGCGACGTTATTGTGATGGGCACCGACGGCCTCTTCGACAACCGCTTTAACTCCGAGCTTGCCGCGGACGCCGGGTGGATCggcaaggtggaggagagccCCATCGCCAAGATCCCGCTAGTGGGTTTCCTCCTCAGTGGCATCTTGGCGGACGAGAAGATCGAGTACATCGACCCCTACCGTGTCGCGCAGCGCATTATAACTGACGCCTACAAGACCTCTGTGAACCCGGAGACCAACTCTCCGTGGGCCTCGATGCTGCGCCAGTTTGGGCAAACTGACGCCAAGGGCGGTAAGCCGGATGACATTACTGTTCTCCTGAGTCGTGTGAGTACACGAGAAGAGCTGAATAACAACACGAGCTGGTAA